The Astyanax mexicanus isolate ESR-SI-001 chromosome 4, AstMex3_surface, whole genome shotgun sequence genome segment tcagctcagaaagtcattttgttacatttgtaataatactttttattattttaagcaatgtctttttttccacagatctttcagacacatcccatgtaaaaatgtccccagaactcgtcaagctagtcatacggttagcttattagaataggcagccgtgacttcatttaactcagaatagaaaaaagggcaattctgtttatattctttttcctaaagttcatattaatacttgtaaagggttaatcatttagtgggtgttaacatatgaacagctcaggcatgagggattgtggtagctgcctaccgtttcatacacagccagtctatctctgctctctcctactggtatgcagattagctaagtgtcaaacggtcaggttgttaccgtcatttaatggtccatattatgtcaatttacatttgagatttgtaggtataaacatacacatattcacacacatattttttcacagtttattttttcacctgcatatccgattagcctaaattttaccctgtatatttaattcccagcgccagagagctttattttcgtgataaatatttcttaaaactgcactgacactaatgtggtgacgtgtttgtgtgtgttgtgttggtacatgtagatcaggtgcagcagtgctgctggggtttttaaacacagggttcaaacaccttttacaaggtaaaattcaagcactttcaaggcccattttcaagtttttttcagcacctttgagcaaagtggtaaattaatgataacggtgatatctcaaaactgcgattcagcgataatcaatatattgcaaaactattctccacacttcacagcgactgagctactgagaaaaaaaacacttctatgtaagtaaatagcaggagttatggatttattggtgtcagtttcacacaagttaaataccaatgttctcaaaatactgagtatctcaacataatgtgtatccaataaatttcgttccacttcacgattgaaagattattgatctactgttcgaattatgatgtatctggcatgatacgtcataaagaagaaaaggagatccagtccaaaattgtagttccgtcagattttattcaaagaatcttctgagcaaaacagtttttttggatacatcaaaaattgagtaaaaagattattgaaaaatgaattgaaataaaaaggtgaaaataagaggaaaaccccaaaggtgagaaaagttggggtttccagagttctcggctgtgtgaacaggacctgtggctctgtagtccctctcgggagaagctctcccgcccaactctactcttcttcctagacagagtctaataaatacaggcattcgcctggcctcagtctaatagtgtgtgaggaggctcctcacaccccccggatcctgatactgataagcagttattcatcctatacgtcagccgagaactcggtcaccccaaccttatcagactatagattacatgtacagaaactcatggttctgctggaaaaaatcaatcatgctaagttgcaagaaaaacggccttgctttgagcacaaggacacaatatacatacattctaagtcacaatgtgaatcatcatgaatcgtgctaaatgcttgaataacatactgattaagtgaaatgctgatttagttacacacagattaaccctttaatcaatgaacaatgaacatagtaaggcaaaactcctccgtattcttacacacttgttaattcttcacaaaaaaaacaaacaaaaaaatcatatatttatgtttgaagcccaaaatgtggcaaaagtttgaaaagttcaaggggggggggggcgaatacttttgcaaggcactgtatatagtggttgcttgaatgtatgtttggctgtgtacaaaagcttttggctaaatgcttaagttgaaagaatagataagattgcagatcttgcaatataaaagccttttattgaatcacatagatatgaatatgagtaaatacataaggtgatgtaaaacaacgataatagctggtactggataaaacaatcaataaagtaaatggattagatatttttagtacctttagagatataaaaaaaccctttagcaaaacgataccaaataaggaaaagataacagagtatataactttagcaacacaacacaaccaaatatccctgtagattaacttgcagatttttaatcagactgactgaaccatagaccaatgagaaaaccagtagagcaggggtgtcaaactcattttggccgagggccacattggcatattggctgtccactgagggccagatgtaacttataaatgtaataaaatgtaaccaaatgtaatataaaatgaatgtaattactccttaatgttaaataactctcaatatactatttattcaatcaaatattacagttgcatggaaaaaatgtttgcttgttgctctattaacataaatccttttaatttgtcatgttatgaaatccaaaaactccatcaatcaagaaccaaactagtcaagtgaataggaatgacataaaatacaagttatattaactttgatcaaaacgtttgatactgaaataaggcttaataaatataaaattaaaaattgtgagctgttaagaacatgtgatagatttagcatttcctcagatttagcagttcctcatacaaccactagtcggagcagcagcagcagcacaagcccgcagtctttactgagtcagagctacagcccagccacgggctacagggctcagctgaggcagtctggagcgtttttacagtttttaaaattcttctgtgtagaaaataaagatttttaaccccactaaccggataatacagctctctacagttcatctttcagcccaagcagctaatagCAGCAGTTTAgcgcagccatcccggagtcactgctcggattacattataaacaggtcagttagcgcgctgctaacctcaggatgtttataactacggagtttagtggacacaccacggctgcaaggttagactgttgaaggctactgaagactaattaaaggctattggaggttattgaaagggttattgggggcagaaatcagtaaaggctggttagataagtgattcacgtgctcctcctttgctgaggtgaaactgtgactagcgctgtcacagtgatgtttattaacgtcattaaaacagattttgtcagttattgtcttataaatatttacacagaacttatatctctcctaacaagcgtttattttggtcagtaacactcttcgtaacacaaaaggcataccggtctttcgccttgaagcacagccgtccgtctgcatcagcttctctttttctggacattatgggataaacgtttgtatgtctcaattccacccgcgaagttacgccttccctccggcagggtttccacatcaatgactacactgccgtgtagtggcagtaagccgtaacttcgcgggtaatacaatcgacaagcattgtgggaaatgtagtttttggtcaaagaacgcttctgacctatttattatagacactaagatcttacaagctctcgcttggatgtggccacatttggcccgcgggccttgtgtttgacacatgtgcagtagagggaatcaaggatcctgcagtcttactgctgcatagcctgctgagtgttgttttcagtatggaaactacagctagaccgtttttttttgtgtaaaaacctcttaaaacacaacactaagtgttgaagagctctgcaggcattaactaatgtaggtatacaaacatacataaaaacacagcatgaaattcagtaaacatcatctctggataagattcatttttctgaacctgtaaaaagccatttttaaatgaagttcttgtaacagagtgaagattttgtgcatgatgaggtgtttttggctgtctgaaagatttaaggtttgcattttttatggcagaggaacagatttgggatacttttctatcttttgtgaatgcactgatgtaatataagttcactctgtaaagtaaaactctttccacagtctgagcagtgatacggtttctctcctgtgtgaatgcgctggtgttttttgagattactctgtgtagtaaaactcttgccacagtctgagcagtgatacggtttctctcctgtgtgaatgcgctggtgtattttgagattactctgttgagtaaaactcttcccacagtcgaaacagtaatacggtttctctcctgtgtgaatgcgctggtgcagtttgagagtactctgttgattaaaactcttcccacagtcgaaacagtaatacggtttctctcctgtgtgaatgcgctggtgcagtttgagagtactctgttgattaaaactcttcccacagtcgaaacagtaatacggtttctctcctgtgtgaatgcgctggtgtatttggagagtactctgtccagtaaaactcttcccacagtctgagcagtaataaggtttctctcctgtgtgaatgcgctggtgttttttgagattactctgtttagtaaaactcttcccacagtctgagcagtgatacggtttctctcctgtgtgaatgcgctggtgttttttgagatgactctgttgagtaaaactcttcccacagtcgaaacagtaatacgttttttctcctgtgtgaatgcgctggtgtattttgagattactctgttcagtaaaactcttcccacagtctgagcagtgatacggtttctctcctgtgtgaatgcgctggtgttttttgagactactctgttcagtaaaactcttcccacagtctgagcagtgatacggtttctctcctgtgtgaatgcgctggtgtattttgagaaaactctgggtagtaaaaatcttcccacagtctgagcagtgatacggtttctctcctgtgtgaatgcgctggtgttttttgagagcactctgtttagtaaaactcttgacagagtgcagatgtttctccatgtcgggacttggctccatctgtctgtgaaatgtagcaaacaatttctgcgttttcaggagattcttctggatggcttgtgcttcacctctttcagcagtttaacactgttctttattaaatatcctggttgtttattctggaaaaacaaa includes the following:
- the LOC125801268 gene encoding zinc finger protein 239-like isoform X2 yields the protein MEPSPDMEKHLHSVKSFTKQSALKKHQRIHTGEKPYHCSDCGKIFTTQSFLKIHQRIHTGEKPYHCSDCGKSFTEQSSLKKHQRIHTGEKPYHCSDCGKSFTEQSNLKIHQRIHTGEKTYYCFDCGKSFTQQSHLKKHQRIHTGEKPYHCSDCGKSFTKQSNLKKHQRIHTGEKPYYCSDCGKSFTGQSTLQIHQRIHTGEKPYYCFDCGKSFNQQSTLKLHQRIHTGEKPYYCFDCGKSFNQQSTLKLHQRIHTGEKPYYCFDCGKSFTQQSNLKIHQRIHTGEKPYHCSDCGKSFTTQSNLKKHQRIHTGEKPYHCSDCGKSFTLQSELILHQCIHKR